A DNA window from Porphyromonas gingivalis ATCC 33277 contains the following coding sequences:
- a CDS encoding neutral zinc metallopeptidase, whose product MARRAVRDSPLSSTEYHHLPCGIAHLPVRKQSQGYVVPDAFAHGTSSQRMYWFKRGFETGDFSAGDTFAELK is encoded by the coding sequence ATAGCTCGAAGAGCTGTACGGGATAGTCCGTTATCCTCTACGGAGTACCACCATCTGCCCTGTGGTATAGCCCATCTTCCTGTTCGGAAACAATCGCAGGGCTATGTGGTACCTGATGCTTTCGCACATGGCACTTCCTCTCAGAGGATGTATTGGTTCAAACGAGGGTTCGAGACAGGAGATTTCTCCGCAGGTGACACATTTGCCGAATTGAAATAG
- a CDS encoding polysaccharide deacetylase family protein has translation MVLLSFDIEEFDVPLEQGYKDFPSEEQLRISRQGTEAILHILRKKGVRSTFFSTVTFWESLPEDLRKGIYTDGHELASHGVFHSSFSKEHLAESRQKLASLWDGTDVCGFRMPRMMPVGDAEIAEAGYLYNSSLNPTCIPGRYNHLSAPRLPYFDKYGVLQMPSSVTPLLRFPLFWLSLHHLPLRLYIRMIRHTVRRDNYLNLYFHPWEFAEISCLPDCKLSYTVTHNSGEKMCRRLEAVIDTLLADGCSFGTFSDYYRFQKQG, from the coding sequence ATATAAGGACTTCCCATCGGAAGAACAATTGCGCATCAGTCGTCAAGGGACAGAAGCCATCCTCCATATATTGAGAAAAAAAGGCGTTCGGTCCACCTTCTTCAGTACCGTTACTTTCTGGGAATCATTGCCGGAGGATCTGCGAAAGGGCATTTACACGGATGGACACGAATTGGCCTCTCATGGTGTGTTTCACTCTTCTTTCTCCAAAGAGCACCTTGCCGAATCTCGTCAGAAGCTCGCTTCTCTGTGGGATGGTACCGATGTCTGCGGTTTTCGGATGCCACGTATGATGCCCGTTGGCGATGCGGAAATAGCCGAAGCCGGTTACTTGTACAATTCTTCGCTCAATCCGACTTGTATCCCCGGTCGCTACAATCATCTCTCGGCTCCGAGATTACCCTATTTCGACAAGTATGGGGTCTTGCAGATGCCGAGTTCGGTAACACCTCTATTGCGTTTCCCTCTCTTTTGGCTTTCCCTCCACCATCTTCCCCTCAGGCTATACATCAGGATGATTCGTCACACCGTTCGGCGCGACAATTATCTCAATCTTTATTTTCACCCTTGGGAGTTCGCTGAGATCAGCTGTTTACCCGACTGCAAACTGAGCTATACCGTTACTCATAACAGTGGCGAAAAAATGTGTCGCAGACTGGAGGCCGTGATCGACACCCTCCTCGCCGATGGTTGTTCTTTCGGCACTTTCTCAGATTACTATCGTTTTCAAAAGCAAGGCTGA
- a CDS encoding GNAT family N-acetyltransferase: protein MTESKREASVRLWRICFKDPEPFIELYFHKVFREDYTLLQYSETGEAVAHLQMLPYQLRIFGTSFSAGYISGACTHPDHRGKGIMRTMMAEALSAMYDRGDICSFLIPAETWLYDFYSRSGGYAPAFGRKQFLYRPNSIPQKFPSGYACTIGQGDYSFLSAEEHTDIRLAVQHTLGQWQTALKDFSLAGGNVAMLQDSAGKTVSQACFVPRENSLDIKLLVGDAEATFILVDHLLRSLDCDHASILAHSGSAPYGMLRILRPIPILEAFAQYHPAEVHSFAYSDPLFSQHNGTYHISKGHIVFSNNVQPENSLLPHHTPDSLVKDLFSPFPSALFLMLD, encoded by the coding sequence ATGACCGAATCCAAGCGTGAAGCATCTGTGCGGCTATGGCGCATCTGCTTCAAAGACCCTGAGCCTTTCATTGAGCTTTATTTCCACAAAGTTTTCCGTGAGGATTATACCTTGCTACAGTATAGCGAGACAGGAGAGGCTGTAGCACATCTGCAAATGCTTCCTTATCAACTGCGAATTTTTGGCACTTCTTTCTCAGCCGGTTATATTTCCGGAGCATGCACACACCCCGATCATCGTGGCAAAGGCATTATGCGCACGATGATGGCGGAAGCTCTTTCAGCCATGTATGACCGTGGCGATATCTGTAGTTTCCTTATTCCTGCCGAAACATGGCTGTACGATTTCTACTCTCGCAGCGGTGGCTATGCGCCGGCCTTTGGTCGGAAACAATTCCTATATAGACCGAATTCTATCCCACAAAAGTTTCCCAGCGGCTATGCCTGTACGATCGGACAGGGAGATTACAGCTTTCTCTCAGCCGAGGAGCATACGGATATTCGCTTGGCCGTACAGCATACTCTCGGGCAGTGGCAAACGGCTTTGAAGGATTTTTCTTTGGCAGGTGGTAATGTTGCCATGTTGCAGGACAGTGCTGGTAAGACTGTAAGTCAGGCTTGTTTTGTTCCGAGAGAGAATAGTCTTGATATCAAACTGCTTGTAGGGGACGCCGAAGCAACATTCATACTTGTCGATCACCTGCTCCGATCTTTGGATTGTGACCATGCCTCTATTCTTGCACATTCGGGAAGTGCTCCATACGGAATGCTCAGGATCCTACGCCCGATACCCATACTCGAAGCCTTTGCTCAGTACCATCCTGCAGAAGTTCACTCTTTCGCATATAGTGACCCTCTTTTCTCTCAGCATAATGGTACCTATCATATCAGTAAGGGGCATATTGTCTTTTCGAACAATGTACAGCCCGAGAACTCTTTACTTCCACATCACACCCCCGACTCCTTAGTCAAGGATCTTTTTTCCCCTTTCCCCTCCGCTCTCTTCCTCATGCTGGACTGA
- a CDS encoding IS982-like element IS195 family transposase: protein MKTNIVDVFCIIDDFSKLFDEAIKKKTLEEEDKKRRNRKFKMSDSEVMTILILFHLSRYRDLKAFYLQYITHSCRSEFPHLVSYNRFVELQSRVGFKLIAFLNMCCLGQCTGISFIDSTPLKACHIKRAHGHRTMRGWAQKGKSTMGWFYGFKLHIVINDRGEIINYQITPGNCDDREPLKDGTFTKNLFGKLIADRGYISQNLFDRLFVDDIHMITKIKKNMKNSLMHLYDKVLLRKRALIETVNDMFKNLCPIEHTRHRSVNNFVTNLISGIIAYNILPKKPELNIEIIRNPNFPISA, encoded by the coding sequence ATGAAGACAAATATAGTTGATGTTTTTTGCATCATAGATGATTTCTCCAAGCTTTTTGATGAAGCAATCAAGAAAAAGACCCTCGAAGAGGAAGACAAAAAACGCAGGAATAGAAAGTTTAAGATGTCGGACAGTGAGGTCATGACCATCCTGATCCTGTTTCATCTGTCAAGATACCGAGATTTGAAAGCTTTTTATCTTCAATACATCACCCATTCTTGTCGATCCGAGTTCCCACATCTTGTCTCTTATAATCGCTTTGTGGAGCTGCAAAGCAGGGTAGGTTTCAAGCTGATAGCATTTCTCAATATGTGTTGTTTGGGTCAATGTACAGGCATCTCTTTCATCGATTCCACCCCACTGAAGGCTTGTCATATCAAACGAGCTCATGGGCATAGGACAATGAGGGGATGGGCTCAAAAAGGCAAAAGCACCATGGGTTGGTTTTATGGATTCAAACTACATATTGTTATCAACGACAGGGGTGAAATCATCAACTATCAAATCACACCGGGCAATTGTGATGACAGAGAACCTCTGAAAGACGGAACATTCACCAAGAATCTTTTTGGCAAACTCATTGCCGATAGAGGCTACATTTCCCAAAACCTTTTTGACCGGCTCTTTGTCGATGACATCCACATGATAACCAAAATCAAAAAGAACATGAAGAACTCCCTGATGCATCTATATGACAAAGTTTTATTGAGAAAGAGAGCCCTGATCGAAACGGTCAATGATATGTTCAAAAATCTCTGCCCGATAGAGCACACGAGACATCGCAGTGTCAACAATTTTGTCACCAACCTGATCTCCGGTATCATCGCTTACAACATCCTGCCTAAAAAGCCTGAACTCAATATTGAAATCATCAGAAACCCTAACTTTCCTATTTCCGCTTAG
- a CDS encoding Lys-gingipain, translating to MRKLLLLIAASLLGVGLYAQSAKIKLDAPTTRTTCTNNSFKQFDASFSFNEVELTKVETKGGTFASVSIPGAFPTGEVGSPEVPAVRKLIAVPVGATPVVRVKSFTEQVYSLNQYGSEKLMPHQPSMSKSDDPEKVPFVYNAAAYARKGFVGQELTQVEMLGTMRGVRIAALTINPVQYDVVANQLKVRNNIEIEVSFQGADEVATQRLYDASFSPYFETAYKQLFNRDVYTDHGDLYNTPVRMLVVAGAKFKEALKPWLTWKAQKGFYLDVHYTDEAEVGTTNASIKAFIHKKYNDGLAASAAPVFLALVGDTDVISGEKGKKTKKVTDLYYSAVDGDYFPEMYTFRMSASSPEELTNIIDKVLMYEKATMPDKSYLEKALLIAGADSYWNPKIGQQTIKYAVQYYYNQDHGYTDVYSYPKAPYTGCYSHLNTGVGFANYTAHGSETSWADPSLTATQVKALTNKDKYFLAIGNCCVTAQFDYPQPCFGEVMTRVKEKGAYAYIGSSPNSYWGEDYYWSVGANAVFGVQPTFEGTSMGSYDATFLEDSYNTVNSIMWAGNLAATHAGNIGNITHIGAHYYWEAYHVLGDGSVMPYRAMPKTNTYTLPASLPQNQASYSIQASAGSYVAISKDGVLYGTGVANASGVATVNMTKQITENGNYDVVITRSNYLPVIKQIQAGEPSPYQPVSNLTATTQGQKVTLKWDAPSAKKAEASREVKRIGDGLFVTIEPANDVRANEAKVVLAADNVWGDNTGYQFLLDADHNTFGSVIPATGPLFTGTASSNLYSANFEYLIPANADPVVTTQNIIVTGQGEVVIPGGVYDYCITNPEPASGKMWIAGDGGNQPARYDDFTFEAGKKYTFTMRRAGMGDGTDMEVEDDSPASYTYTVYRDGTKIQEGLTATTFEEDGVAAGNHEYCVEVKYTAGVSPKVCKDVTVEGSNEFAPVQNLTGSAVGQKVTLKWDAPNGTPNPNPNPNPGTTTLSESFENGIPASWKTIDADGDGHGWKPGNAPGIAGYNSNGCVYSESFGLGGIGVLTPDNYLITPALDLPNGGKLTFWVCAQDANYASEHYAVYASSTGNDASNFTNALLEETITAKGVRSPEAIRGRIQGTWRQKTVDLPAGTKYVAFRHFQSTDMFYIDLDEVEIKANGKRADFTETFESSTHGEAPAEWTTIDADGDGQDWLCLSSGQLDWLTAHGGTNVVASFSWNGMALNPDNYLISKDVTGATKVKYYYAVNDGFPGDHYAVMISKTGTNAGDFTVVFEETPNGINKGGARFGLSTEANGAKPQSVWIERTVDLPAGTKYVAFRHYNCSDLNYILLDDIQFTMGGSPTPTDYTYTVYRDGTKIKEGLTETTFEEDGVATGNHEYCVEVKYTAGVSPKVCVNVTINPTQFNPVKNLKAQPDGGDVVLKWEAPSGKRGELLNEDFEGDAIPTGWTALDADGDGNNWDITLNEFTRGERHVLSPLRASNVAISYSSLLQGQEYLPLTPNNFLITPKVEGAKKITYKVGSPGLPQWSHDHYALCISKSGTAAADFEVIFEETMTYTQGGANLTREKDLPAGTKYVAFRHYNCTDVLGIMIDDVVITGEGEGPSYTYTVYRDGTKIQEGLTETTYRDAGMSAQSHEYCVEVKYAAGVSPKVCVDYIPDGVADVTAQKPYTLTVVGKTITVTCQGEAMIYDMNGRRLAAGRNTVVYTAQGGYYAVMVVVDGKSYVEKLAIK from the coding sequence ATGAGGAAATTATTATTGCTGATCGCGGCGTCCCTTTTGGGAGTTGGTCTTTACGCCCAAAGCGCCAAGATTAAGCTTGATGCTCCGACTACTCGAACGACATGTACGAACAATAGCTTCAAGCAGTTCGATGCAAGCTTTTCGTTCAATGAAGTCGAGCTGACAAAGGTGGAGACCAAAGGTGGTACTTTCGCCTCAGTGTCAATTCCGGGTGCATTCCCGACCGGTGAGGTTGGTTCTCCCGAAGTGCCAGCAGTTAGGAAGTTGATTGCTGTGCCTGTCGGAGCCACACCTGTTGTTCGCGTGAAAAGTTTTACCGAGCAAGTTTACTCTCTGAACCAATACGGTTCCGAAAAACTCATGCCACATCAACCCTCTATGAGCAAGAGTGATGATCCCGAAAAGGTTCCCTTCGTTTACAATGCTGCTGCTTATGCACGCAAAGGTTTTGTCGGACAAGAACTGACCCAAGTAGAAATGTTGGGGACAATGCGTGGTGTTCGCATTGCAGCTCTTACCATTAATCCTGTTCAGTATGATGTGGTTGCAAACCAATTGAAGGTTAGAAACAACATCGAAATTGAAGTAAGCTTTCAAGGAGCTGATGAAGTAGCTACACAACGTTTGTATGATGCTTCTTTTAGCCCTTATTTCGAAACAGCTTATAAACAGCTCTTCAATAGAGATGTTTATACAGATCATGGCGACTTGTATAATACGCCGGTTCGTATGCTTGTTGTTGCAGGTGCAAAATTCAAAGAAGCTCTCAAGCCTTGGCTCACTTGGAAGGCTCAAAAGGGCTTCTATCTGGATGTGCATTACACAGACGAAGCTGAAGTAGGAACGACAAACGCCTCTATCAAGGCATTTATTCACAAGAAATACAATGATGGATTGGCAGCTAGTGCTGCTCCGGTCTTCTTGGCTTTGGTTGGTGACACTGACGTTATTAGCGGAGAAAAAGGAAAGAAAACAAAAAAAGTTACCGACTTGTATTACAGTGCAGTCGATGGCGACTATTTCCCTGAAATGTATACTTTCCGTATGTCTGCTTCTTCCCCAGAAGAACTGACGAACATCATTGATAAGGTATTGATGTATGAAAAGGCTACCATGCCGGATAAGAGCTATTTGGAAAAGGCCCTCTTGATTGCCGGTGCTGACTCCTACTGGAATCCTAAGATAGGCCAGCAAACCATCAAATATGCTGTACAGTATTACTACAATCAAGATCATGGCTATACAGATGTGTACAGTTACCCTAAAGCTCCTTATACAGGCTGCTATAGTCACTTGAATACCGGTGTCGGCTTTGCCAACTATACAGCGCATGGATCTGAGACATCATGGGCAGATCCGTCGCTGACCGCCACTCAAGTGAAAGCACTCACAAATAAGGACAAATACTTCTTAGCTATTGGGAACTGCTGTGTTACAGCTCAATTCGATTATCCACAGCCTTGCTTTGGAGAGGTAATGACTCGTGTCAAGGAGAAAGGTGCTTATGCCTATATCGGTTCATCTCCGAATTCTTATTGGGGCGAGGACTACTATTGGAGTGTCGGTGCTAATGCCGTATTTGGTGTTCAGCCTACTTTTGAAGGTACGTCTATGGGTTCTTATGATGCTACATTCTTGGAAGATTCGTACAACACAGTGAATTCTATTATGTGGGCAGGTAATCTTGCCGCTACTCATGCTGGAAATATCGGCAATATTACCCATATCGGTGCTCATTACTATTGGGAAGCTTATCATGTCCTTGGCGATGGTTCGGTTATGCCTTATCGTGCAATGCCTAAGACCAATACTTATACGCTTCCTGCTTCTCTGCCTCAGAATCAGGCTTCTTATAGCATTCAGGCTTCTGCCGGTTCTTACGTAGCTATTTCTAAAGATGGAGTTTTGTATGGAACAGGTGTTGCTAATGCCAGCGGTGTTGCGACTGTGAATATGACTAAGCAGATTACGGAAAATGGTAATTATGATGTAGTTATCACTCGCTCTAATTATCTTCCTGTGATCAAGCAAATTCAGGCAGGAGAGCCTAGCCCCTACCAGCCTGTTTCCAACTTGACTGCTACAACGCAGGGTCAGAAAGTAACGCTCAAGTGGGATGCCCCGAGCGCAAAGAAGGCAGAAGCTTCCCGTGAAGTAAAACGGATCGGAGACGGTCTTTTCGTTACGATCGAACCTGCAAACGATGTACGTGCCAACGAAGCCAAGGTTGTGCTCGCAGCAGACAACGTATGGGGAGACAATACGGGTTACCAGTTCTTGTTGGATGCCGATCACAATACATTCGGAAGTGTCATTCCGGCAACCGGTCCTCTCTTTACCGGAACAGCTTCTTCCAATCTTTACAGTGCGAACTTCGAGTATTTGATCCCGGCCAATGCCGATCCTGTTGTTACTACACAGAATATTATCGTTACAGGACAGGGTGAAGTTGTAATCCCCGGTGGTGTTTACGACTATTGCATTACGAACCCGGAACCTGCATCCGGAAAGATGTGGATCGCAGGAGATGGAGGCAACCAGCCTGCACGTTATGACGATTTCACATTCGAAGCAGGCAAGAAGTACACCTTCACGATGCGTCGCGCCGGAATGGGAGATGGAACTGATATGGAAGTCGAAGACGATTCACCTGCAAGCTATACCTATACAGTCTATCGTGACGGCACGAAGATCCAGGAAGGTCTGACGGCTACGACATTCGAAGAAGACGGTGTAGCTGCAGGCAATCATGAGTATTGCGTGGAAGTTAAGTACACAGCCGGCGTATCTCCGAAGGTATGTAAAGACGTTACGGTAGAAGGATCCAATGAATTTGCTCCTGTACAGAACCTGACCGGTAGTGCAGTCGGCCAGAAAGTAACGCTTAAGTGGGATGCACCTAATGGTACCCCAAATCCGAATCCGAATCCGAATCCGGGAACAACAACACTTTCCGAATCATTCGAAAATGGTATTCCTGCCTCATGGAAGACGATCGATGCAGACGGTGACGGGCATGGCTGGAAACCTGGAAATGCTCCCGGAATCGCTGGCTACAATAGCAATGGTTGTGTATATTCAGAGTCATTCGGTCTTGGTGGTATAGGAGTTCTTACCCCTGACAACTATCTGATAACACCGGCATTGGATTTGCCTAACGGAGGTAAGTTGACTTTCTGGGTATGCGCACAGGATGCTAATTATGCATCCGAGCACTATGCGGTGTATGCATCTTCGACCGGTAACGATGCATCCAACTTCACGAATGCTTTGTTGGAAGAGACGATTACGGCAAAAGGTGTTCGCTCGCCGGAAGCTATTCGTGGTCGTATACAGGGTACTTGGCGCCAGAAGACGGTAGACCTTCCCGCAGGTACGAAATATGTTGCTTTCCGTCACTTCCAAAGCACGGATATGTTCTACATCGACCTTGATGAGGTTGAGATCAAGGCCAATGGCAAGCGCGCAGACTTCACGGAAACGTTCGAGTCTTCTACTCATGGAGAGGCACCAGCGGAATGGACTACTATCGATGCCGATGGCGATGGTCAGGATTGGCTCTGTCTGTCTTCCGGACAATTGGACTGGCTGACAGCTCATGGCGGCACCAACGTAGTAGCCTCTTTCTCATGGAATGGAATGGCTTTGAATCCTGATAACTATCTCATCTCAAAGGATGTTACAGGCGCAACGAAGGTAAAGTACTACTATGCAGTCAACGACGGTTTTCCCGGGGATCACTATGCGGTGATGATCTCCAAGACGGGCACGAACGCCGGAGACTTCACGGTTGTTTTCGAAGAAACGCCTAACGGAATAAATAAGGGCGGAGCAAGATTCGGTCTTTCCACGGAAGCCAATGGCGCCAAACCTCAAAGTGTATGGATCGAGCGTACGGTAGATTTGCCTGCGGGCACGAAGTATGTTGCTTTCCGTCACTACAATTGCTCGGATTTGAACTACATTCTTTTGGATGATATTCAGTTCACCATGGGTGGCAGCCCCACCCCGACCGATTATACCTACACGGTATATCGTGATGGTACGAAGATCAAGGAAGGTCTGACCGAAACGACCTTCGAAGAAGACGGCGTAGCTACGGGCAATCATGAGTATTGCGTGGAAGTGAAGTACACAGCCGGCGTATCTCCGAAGGTGTGTGTAAACGTAACTATTAATCCGACTCAGTTCAATCCTGTAAAGAACCTGAAGGCACAACCGGATGGCGGCGACGTGGTTCTCAAGTGGGAAGCCCCGAGTGGCAAACGAGGAGAACTGCTTAATGAAGATTTTGAAGGAGACGCTATTCCCACAGGGTGGACAGCATTGGATGCCGATGGTGACGGTAATAACTGGGATATCACGCTCAATGAATTTACGCGAGGAGAGCGTCATGTTCTTTCACCTTTACGCGCCAGCAACGTAGCCATATCCTATTCTTCTTTACTTCAGGGTCAAGAATATTTGCCTCTCACGCCGAACAACTTTCTGATCACTCCGAAGGTTGAAGGAGCAAAGAAGATTACTTATAAGGTGGGTTCACCGGGTCTTCCTCAATGGAGTCATGATCATTATGCACTCTGTATCTCCAAGAGCGGAACGGCTGCAGCCGACTTCGAAGTAATCTTTGAAGAAACGATGACCTACACTCAAGGAGGAGCCAACTTGACAAGAGAAAAAGACCTCCCTGCCGGCACGAAATATGTCGCTTTCCGTCATTACAATTGCACGGATGTTCTGGGCATAATGATTGACGATGTAGTGATAACAGGTGAAGGCGAAGGTCCCAGTTACACCTACACGGTGTATCGTGACGGCACGAAGATCCAGGAAGGTCTGACCGAAACGACCTACCGCGATGCAGGAATGAGTGCACAATCTCATGAGTATTGCGTAGAGGTTAAGTACGCAGCCGGCGTATCTCCGAAGGTTTGTGTGGATTATATTCCTGATGGAGTGGCAGACGTAACTGCTCAGAAGCCTTACACGCTGACGGTTGTAGGAAAGACTATCACGGTAACTTGCCAAGGCGAAGCTATGATCTACGACATGAACGGTCGTCGTCTGGCAGCGGGTCGCAACACGGTTGTTTACACGGCTCAGGGCGGCTACTATGCAGTCATGGTTGTCGTTGACGGCAAGTCTTACGTAGAGAAACTCGCTATCAAGTAA
- a CDS encoding PG_1841 family phosphatidylglycerol lysyltransferase-like protein produces MNIKFKPVEPADRSAITTITFSSVARICDLAFSNLYCWSFVYGTSWAIVEDCLIIRFKPKSRSHPVYLFPVGADPEQVVAAAHRLKAEVVHEDYPLIFMGVTPDIHRCIEEHCSAEYYFIEDEAYCDYIYERESLATLSGKKLQAKRNHINKFFSLYPDYTYDLVKDSDAEECLMLAHLWLDSRGDQDGRELEVEMVERAFRHRQELGLSGGVLRVGGRVVAFCLGSPINADTFGVHIEKADAMVEGAFAMINREFARSIPDTFRYINREEDLGLPGLRQAKLSYRPAILLPKQTAILRRDHDRIQA; encoded by the coding sequence ATGAATATTAAATTCAAACCGGTAGAACCTGCTGACAGATCAGCTATAACAACTATCACCTTTTCTTCAGTGGCAAGAATTTGCGACCTGGCTTTTTCCAATCTCTATTGCTGGAGTTTCGTCTATGGCACGTCTTGGGCTATTGTGGAGGACTGTCTGATCATCCGTTTCAAACCGAAAAGCCGTAGTCATCCGGTCTATCTCTTTCCTGTGGGAGCTGATCCTGAGCAAGTAGTGGCCGCTGCCCATCGACTGAAAGCAGAAGTAGTGCACGAAGATTATCCCTTGATATTTATGGGGGTGACTCCCGATATTCACCGATGTATAGAGGAACATTGCTCGGCTGAGTATTACTTTATCGAGGATGAAGCCTATTGCGACTATATATACGAACGTGAAAGTTTAGCGACTTTGTCAGGCAAAAAGTTGCAGGCCAAGCGCAATCATATCAATAAATTTTTCTCTCTCTACCCCGACTATACATACGATCTTGTTAAGGATAGCGATGCCGAAGAATGCTTGATGCTGGCTCATCTATGGCTGGATAGCCGAGGTGATCAGGACGGAAGAGAGCTGGAGGTAGAGATGGTAGAGCGTGCTTTTCGGCATCGTCAGGAGCTGGGGCTTTCGGGGGGAGTACTACGAGTCGGTGGCCGGGTAGTGGCTTTCTGTTTAGGCTCCCCTATCAATGCCGACACTTTTGGGGTACATATCGAAAAGGCCGATGCTATGGTGGAAGGCGCGTTTGCGATGATTAATAGAGAATTTGCCCGTTCGATACCGGACACATTCCGCTACATCAATCGCGAGGAGGATTTAGGGCTGCCGGGACTGCGCCAGGCCAAACTATCTTATCGCCCTGCCATTCTTTTGCCCAAACAAACAGCCATACTGCGACGCGATCATGACCGAATCCAAGCGTGA